A genomic region of Streptomyces sp. NBC_00247 contains the following coding sequences:
- a CDS encoding metallophosphoesterase family protein: MRSNASHQARGPVRTRVATGATAAFLGLTVAFAGGVTSPASAAEASTLSGIVLGVGANETQRTVSWYSSGDTAQKVQLAPTAQLTGGEFPADAVTFDALGAANIATSGGYNRHATITGLKEKTAYSYRVGSEGNWSAAYAFKTQDFEGEYDFLFLGDPQIGSSGDLAQDQAGWSDTLDVATKANPNAELLVSGGDQVESANNEDQWKSFLAPDQLRQIPYAATIGNHDVGGKAYEQHFSTPNTDNSASKYANGNPASNTSGGDYWYIYKDVLFIDLNSNSYATSQGGGGDEAHTKYVTDVIDQHGSEAKWKVLVYHHSIYSPASHAKDGDNKARRVDFPTTFSKLGVDLVLQGHDHSYSRSYLIKNGQKADPKEQPGAADVYPGPGGVMYVTANSASGSKYYDITAPDSSGTSGAGNGADPLNPGNYWYNSVQNQEHVRSYVKVQVRDEKLVVENVRSSTCAAPNSEVSHGDWCNNTDAAQPVGSVVDKVSVHPYNGDSQSLQVNVPDAAPGEFGWTVDGYNGLVDLGTAEEKNGDHFTASGKINPILVSDTRRTLSPWSVSANVSAFKDAGKTFAGSYLGWSPYVLDQGAGAVAGSPVASGYDDQGDGLAVSRGLGSAEQGHARGTSKLGADLDLKIPDSVQKGGYRATLTITALSS, encoded by the coding sequence ATGAGATCGAACGCTTCCCACCAGGCCCGGGGGCCCGTGCGGACCCGCGTGGCCACCGGTGCCACCGCCGCCTTCCTCGGCCTGACCGTCGCCTTCGCGGGCGGAGTGACCTCCCCCGCCTCCGCGGCCGAGGCATCCACCCTCTCCGGCATCGTCCTGGGCGTCGGCGCCAACGAGACCCAGCGCACCGTCAGCTGGTACTCCTCCGGCGACACCGCCCAGAAGGTGCAGCTCGCCCCCACGGCGCAGCTCACCGGCGGCGAGTTCCCGGCCGACGCGGTCACCTTCGACGCACTGGGCGCCGCGAACATCGCCACCAGCGGCGGCTACAACCGCCACGCCACCATCACCGGCCTGAAGGAGAAGACCGCTTACTCCTACCGCGTCGGCAGCGAGGGCAACTGGTCGGCCGCGTACGCCTTCAAGACGCAGGACTTCGAGGGCGAGTACGACTTCCTCTTCCTCGGCGACCCGCAGATCGGCTCCTCCGGCGACCTCGCGCAGGACCAGGCCGGCTGGTCGGACACGCTGGACGTGGCGACCAAGGCCAACCCGAACGCGGAACTCCTCGTCTCCGGCGGCGACCAGGTCGAGAGCGCCAACAACGAGGACCAGTGGAAGTCCTTCCTGGCCCCCGACCAGCTGCGCCAGATCCCGTACGCCGCCACCATCGGCAACCACGACGTCGGCGGCAAGGCGTACGAGCAGCATTTCTCGACGCCGAACACGGACAACTCGGCCTCGAAGTACGCCAACGGCAACCCGGCGTCCAACACCTCGGGCGGTGACTACTGGTACATCTACAAGGACGTCCTGTTCATCGACCTGAACAGCAACAGCTACGCCACCTCGCAGGGCGGCGGCGGCGACGAGGCGCACACCAAGTACGTCACGGACGTCATCGACCAGCACGGCTCCGAGGCCAAGTGGAAGGTACTCGTCTACCACCACTCGATCTACTCGCCGGCCTCGCACGCCAAGGACGGGGACAACAAGGCCCGTCGGGTCGACTTCCCGACCACCTTCTCCAAGCTCGGCGTCGACCTGGTTCTCCAGGGCCACGACCACAGCTACTCCCGCAGCTACCTCATCAAGAACGGCCAGAAAGCCGATCCGAAGGAGCAGCCGGGCGCGGCCGACGTCTACCCGGGTCCCGGCGGCGTCATGTACGTCACCGCCAACTCCGCCTCGGGTTCGAAGTACTACGACATCACGGCGCCCGACAGCAGCGGCACCAGTGGCGCGGGCAACGGCGCCGACCCGCTGAACCCGGGCAACTACTGGTACAACTCGGTGCAGAACCAGGAGCACGTCCGCAGCTACGTCAAGGTCCAGGTGCGGGACGAGAAGCTCGTCGTGGAGAACGTCCGCAGCAGCACCTGCGCCGCTCCCAACTCCGAGGTCTCGCACGGCGACTGGTGCAACAACACCGACGCCGCGCAGCCGGTCGGCTCCGTCGTCGACAAGGTGAGCGTCCACCCGTACAACGGGGACAGCCAGTCGCTCCAGGTCAACGTGCCCGACGCGGCTCCGGGCGAGTTCGGCTGGACCGTCGACGGCTACAACGGCCTGGTGGACCTCGGCACCGCCGAGGAGAAGAACGGTGACCACTTCACCGCCTCCGGCAAGATCAACCCGATCCTCGTGTCGGACACCCGCCGCACGCTCTCCCCGTGGTCGGTCTCGGCGAATGTGAGCGCGTTCAAGGACGCCGGCAAGACGTTCGCGGGCTCCTACCTCGGCTGGTCGCCGTACGTGCTCGACCAGGGCGCGGGCGCCGTGGCCGGCTCGCCGGTCGCGTCCGGGTACGACGACCAGGGTGACGGTCTGGCCGTCTCCCGCGGTCTCGGCTCCGCGGAGCAGGGTCACGCACGGGGAACCTCCAAGCTGGGCGCCGACCTGGATCTCAAGATCCCGGACAGCGTGCAGAAGGGCGGCTACCGCGCGACCCTCACGATCACCGCGCTGAGCAGCTGA
- a CDS encoding HupE/UreJ family protein, whose protein sequence is MPHRVRRPLLALAAAALFLLCLARPAAAHGFSSTVYAHVTGDGDGPLRTRLKLEYDLLVVSAADTGDDDPLFRAGTDAFDAGDAAAEAAALNSHRETALGYVTRRLSVSAGGKACTPTPAGDFRMGTEEGVPYALLDLDWACGAHGSGDHEVRGTLFPDSEGYVKGTKTIVTYDVGGRSGSAALDSGHPSFSISQAWTQRFWEFFRLGAEHLLTGTDHILFLLALIAGSRRPREVVLAATSFTLAHSVTFLLAALGLVDVPSGLVEPVIALSIAVVAGWHLWRIRGRGTGVAELRSPGEGRFALDRAGWTRLGVVFCFGLVHGLGFAGALGIEAAWTWTLLWSLLVFNVGIEAVQLGIIAVVFPLLLLLSRRSPRSAAWTTGTISACVAAMGLIWFVQRVAGA, encoded by the coding sequence ATGCCTCACCGTGTACGCCGCCCCTTGCTCGCTCTCGCCGCGGCGGCCCTCTTCCTGCTCTGCCTCGCCCGGCCGGCAGCCGCCCACGGCTTCTCGTCGACCGTGTACGCGCACGTCACCGGCGACGGCGACGGGCCGCTCCGCACCCGACTCAAACTGGAGTACGACCTGCTGGTGGTGTCGGCCGCCGACACCGGTGACGACGATCCCCTCTTCCGCGCGGGCACCGACGCCTTCGACGCCGGGGACGCGGCCGCCGAGGCCGCCGCGCTCAACTCCCACCGCGAGACCGCCCTCGGGTACGTCACCCGGCGCCTCTCGGTCAGCGCCGGCGGGAAGGCCTGCACGCCCACCCCGGCCGGCGACTTCCGGATGGGCACCGAGGAGGGCGTACCGTACGCCCTGCTGGATCTCGACTGGGCCTGTGGTGCCCACGGTTCGGGCGACCACGAGGTGCGCGGCACTCTTTTCCCCGACTCCGAGGGGTACGTCAAGGGCACCAAGACGATCGTCACGTACGACGTCGGCGGCCGCTCCGGGAGCGCCGCGCTCGACTCCGGGCACCCGTCCTTCTCGATCAGCCAGGCCTGGACGCAGCGCTTCTGGGAGTTCTTCCGGCTGGGCGCGGAGCACCTGCTGACCGGCACCGACCACATCCTGTTCCTGCTGGCGCTGATCGCCGGGTCCCGGCGACCGCGCGAGGTCGTCCTCGCCGCCACCAGCTTCACGCTGGCCCACTCGGTGACGTTCCTGCTGGCCGCTCTGGGCCTGGTCGACGTGCCCTCCGGTCTGGTGGAGCCCGTCATCGCGCTCTCCATCGCCGTGGTCGCCGGCTGGCACCTGTGGCGGATACGGGGGCGGGGCACCGGGGTCGCGGAGCTCCGGTCGCCCGGTGAGGGGCGGTTCGCCCTGGACCGCGCGGGCTGGACCCGACTCGGCGTCGTCTTCTGTTTCGGCCTGGTGCACGGTCTGGGATTCGCGGGCGCGCTCGGTATCGAAGCCGCCTGGACATGGACCCTGCTGTGGTCCCTCCTGGTGTTCAACGTCGGTATCGAAGCGGTCCAACTCGGCATCATCGCGGTGGTGTTCCCGCTGCTCCTGCTGCTGTCGCGCCGCTCGCCGCGGTCCGCCGCGTGGACCACCGGCACGATCTCCGCCTGCGTCGCGGCGATGGGGCTCATCTGGTTCGTACAGCGTGTGGCCGGCGCGTGA
- a CDS encoding terpene synthase family protein — protein MAQPFSLPDFYVPYPARLSPHLEEARRHTKEWARGMGMLEGSGIWDEKDLDAHDYALLCAYTHPDCSSHALSLVTDWYVWVFFFDDHFLELFKRTPDREGAKRYLERLPAFMPMERGAATPDPVNPVEAGLADLWARTVPSMSDAWRARFAEATENLLNESLWELANINEGRIANPVEYIEMRRKVGGAPWSAGLVEYAANAEVPEAVADARALRVLRDAFSDGVHLRNDLFSYQREVEDEGENSNGVLVLEKFLDCSTQEAAEAVNDLLTSRLQQFENTVLTELGPLSASKGLDPAESAAVLAYVKGLQDWQSGGHEWHLRSSRYMNDGGSKAASGRLGMSDTFGTAAASIRFTPRSETARLRGLSHVPHQRVGPSLIPDLRLPFGTTLSPHLDGARVRVVDWARRMGVLEEQPGVPGSHIWDEDRILAIDLPLCAAGIHPDASPEELDLSSAWLAWGTYGDDWFPVVHGRNRDLAGARLANERLSLFMPLDGTGTGVPEPVNALERSLGDLWQRTAGPMDEEGRRAFRYAVESMTESWLWELANQAQNRIPDPVDYIEMRRMTFGSDLTMALCRLAHGKKVPPEIYHSGPMRSLENAAADYAALLNDLFSYQKEIEYEGEVHNGVLVVQNFFGVDYPTGVAVVHDLMNGRLRQFEHVAEVELPLLYDDFALDAESREVLAGYVRELRHWMAGILIWHRGCRRYREEDLRRENAARSPWGMLTGPSGFGTSAARIASLMAGAVGGRG, from the coding sequence ATGGCACAGCCCTTCTCGTTGCCGGACTTCTACGTCCCGTATCCGGCACGGCTCAGCCCGCATCTGGAGGAGGCGCGGCGTCACACCAAGGAGTGGGCACGCGGAATGGGGATGCTGGAGGGATCCGGCATCTGGGACGAGAAGGACCTCGACGCGCACGACTACGCGCTGCTGTGCGCGTACACCCACCCCGACTGCTCGTCCCATGCTCTGTCGCTGGTCACCGACTGGTACGTGTGGGTCTTCTTCTTCGACGACCACTTCCTGGAGCTGTTCAAGCGCACCCCGGACCGGGAGGGCGCGAAACGTTACCTCGAACGGCTGCCCGCCTTCATGCCGATGGAGCGGGGTGCCGCGACACCGGACCCGGTCAACCCGGTCGAGGCGGGGCTCGCGGATCTGTGGGCGCGTACGGTGCCGAGCATGTCGGACGCGTGGCGGGCGAGGTTCGCCGAGGCGACCGAGAACCTGCTCAACGAGTCCCTGTGGGAACTGGCGAACATCAACGAGGGGAGGATCGCCAACCCCGTCGAGTACATCGAGATGCGCCGCAAGGTGGGCGGCGCCCCCTGGTCGGCCGGGCTGGTGGAGTACGCGGCGAACGCCGAGGTCCCCGAGGCGGTGGCGGACGCCCGGGCCCTGCGGGTCCTGCGCGACGCCTTCTCCGACGGCGTACACCTGCGCAACGACCTCTTCTCCTACCAGCGCGAGGTGGAGGACGAAGGCGAGAACAGCAACGGGGTGCTGGTGCTGGAGAAGTTCCTCGACTGCTCGACGCAGGAGGCCGCCGAGGCGGTCAACGACCTGCTCACCTCCCGGCTCCAGCAGTTCGAGAACACGGTGCTGACCGAACTCGGCCCGCTCAGCGCGAGCAAGGGACTGGATCCGGCGGAGAGTGCTGCCGTCCTCGCGTACGTGAAGGGGCTCCAGGACTGGCAGTCCGGCGGGCACGAATGGCATCTGCGCTCCAGCCGCTACATGAACGACGGTGGCTCGAAGGCCGCTTCGGGCCGCCTGGGGATGTCGGACACGTTCGGTACGGCCGCCGCGTCGATCCGCTTCACCCCCCGCTCGGAGACGGCCCGGCTGCGGGGGCTCAGCCATGTGCCGCACCAGCGGGTCGGCCCTTCCCTGATTCCGGACCTGCGGCTGCCGTTCGGGACCACGCTCAGCCCACATCTGGACGGTGCGCGGGTGCGGGTCGTCGACTGGGCGCGCCGGATGGGCGTCCTGGAGGAGCAGCCGGGGGTGCCCGGCTCGCACATCTGGGACGAGGACCGGATCCTCGCGATCGACCTCCCGCTCTGCGCGGCGGGCATTCATCCGGACGCCTCGCCCGAGGAGCTGGACCTCTCTTCGGCGTGGCTGGCCTGGGGCACGTACGGCGACGACTGGTTCCCGGTGGTGCACGGGCGCAACCGCGACCTGGCCGGGGCGCGGCTGGCCAACGAAAGGCTGTCGCTCTTCATGCCGTTGGACGGGACGGGGACGGGTGTGCCGGAGCCGGTCAACGCGCTGGAACGTTCACTCGGGGACCTGTGGCAGCGGACCGCGGGCCCGATGGACGAGGAAGGACGGCGGGCTTTCCGGTACGCGGTCGAGTCGATGACAGAGAGCTGGCTGTGGGAGCTGGCGAACCAGGCGCAGAACCGTATCCCCGACCCGGTGGACTACATCGAGATGCGGCGCATGACCTTCGGGTCGGACCTCACGATGGCCCTGTGCCGACTGGCGCACGGGAAGAAGGTGCCGCCGGAGATCTACCACAGCGGTCCGATGCGGTCGCTGGAGAACGCGGCGGCGGACTACGCGGCGCTCCTCAACGACCTGTTCTCCTACCAGAAGGAGATCGAGTACGAGGGTGAGGTGCACAACGGGGTCCTGGTCGTGCAGAACTTCTTCGGCGTCGACTACCCGACCGGGGTGGCGGTCGTCCACGACCTGATGAACGGGCGCCTGAGGCAGTTCGAGCATGTCGCCGAGGTGGAACTTCCCCTGCTGTACGACGATTTCGCGCTGGACGCGGAGTCCCGTGAGGTGCTCGCCGGTTATGTGCGCGAGCTGCGGCACTGGATGGCGGGCATCCTGATCTGGCACCGGGGCTGCCGCCGGTACCGCGAGGAGGACCTGCGCAGGGAGAACGCGGCCCGGTCGCCGTGGGGCATGCTGACGGGTCCGTCCGGGTTCGGCACGTCGGCGGCGCGGATCGCCTCGCTGATGGCGGGGGCGGTGGGCGGACGGGGGTAG
- a CDS encoding N-acetylmuramoyl-L-alanine amidase codes for MTSKKRSRLALALITAGALCTALLAPAAHADGVRPECPRSLACDWVPAAYQQTGDPADKATYGNYDTADRPKTNAIKFIVLHDTEVDFDGTIRTFQNPLNKTSAHYVVRSSDGHVTQMVKTKDIAWQAGNWYVNTHSIGIEQEGFAADGAAWYTDAMYRSTAKLVLHLAARYDIPLDRQHILGHDGVPPTSAAGTTGMHWDPGPYWDWNRFMALLGEAVRPSGSKKSELVTVAPDFRANEQEFRDCEKGVDLPLQGSSAVPLRTAPSADAPLFPDPGLHPDGSAGTDCAADWGSKISASQQAVVAERVPGWTAIWWYGQKAWLSTPAGTRVTVPTKGTVVRPKAGRTDVPVYGVAYPDAADYPAGFTPRTGSPLVYTIKAGQSFPGGGEAPTGYYYAPTIDASTPYDHTYFAGGQTYRSVQIGHRVGFVKATDVDVVRVG; via the coding sequence ATGACGTCGAAGAAGAGGTCCAGGCTCGCGCTCGCGCTGATCACGGCCGGCGCGCTGTGCACCGCCCTTCTCGCCCCGGCCGCCCACGCCGACGGCGTGCGCCCCGAGTGCCCGCGCAGCCTCGCCTGCGACTGGGTCCCGGCGGCTTACCAGCAGACCGGTGATCCGGCCGACAAGGCCACGTACGGCAATTACGACACCGCGGACCGGCCGAAGACCAACGCGATCAAGTTCATCGTGCTGCACGACACCGAGGTCGACTTCGACGGAACCATCAGGACCTTCCAGAATCCGCTCAACAAGACGTCCGCCCACTACGTCGTCCGCTCCTCGGACGGGCACGTCACCCAGATGGTGAAGACCAAGGACATCGCCTGGCAAGCGGGCAACTGGTACGTCAACACCCACTCCATCGGCATCGAACAGGAGGGCTTCGCCGCCGACGGGGCCGCCTGGTACACCGACGCGATGTACCGCTCCACCGCCAAGCTGGTCCTCCACCTCGCCGCCCGGTACGACATCCCGCTCGACCGGCAGCACATCCTCGGCCACGACGGTGTCCCGCCCACCAGTGCCGCCGGGACCACGGGCATGCACTGGGACCCGGGCCCCTACTGGGACTGGAACCGCTTCATGGCCCTCCTCGGCGAGGCGGTGCGGCCCTCCGGCTCGAAGAAGAGCGAACTCGTCACCGTCGCACCGGACTTCCGGGCGAACGAGCAGGAGTTCCGCGACTGCGAGAAGGGCGTCGACCTGCCGCTCCAGGGCAGCAGCGCCGTCCCCCTGCGTACCGCGCCCTCCGCCGACGCCCCGCTCTTCCCCGACCCGGGCCTGCACCCGGACGGTTCGGCGGGAACCGACTGCGCCGCCGACTGGGGCAGCAAGATCAGCGCGAGCCAGCAGGCCGTCGTCGCCGAACGCGTGCCCGGCTGGACGGCGATCTGGTGGTACGGCCAGAAGGCATGGCTCAGCACTCCCGCCGGCACACGTGTCACCGTCCCCACGAAGGGCACCGTCGTCCGGCCGAAGGCGGGCCGGACCGACGTCCCCGTCTACGGCGTCGCCTACCCGGACGCGGCCGACTACCCGGCCGGCTTCACGCCCCGCACCGGCTCCCCGCTCGTCTACACGATCAAGGCGGGACAGTCCTTCCCCGGCGGCGGCGAGGCCCCGACCGGCTACTACTACGCGCCGACCATCGACGCGTCGACCCCGTACGACCACACGTACTTCGCCGGCGGACAGACGTACAGAAGCGTCCAGATCGGCCACCGGGTCGGGTTCGTGAAGGCGACCGACGTGGACGTGGTCCGCGTCGGCTGA